The following are encoded together in the Phaseolus vulgaris cultivar G19833 chromosome 9, P. vulgaris v2.0, whole genome shotgun sequence genome:
- the LOC137822733 gene encoding uncharacterized protein isoform X16, translated as MVSTRRNSGSFSNNTNKRASSSEDKTPSPSPKRQKVDNVAAASEKPMPPPENSKDLGMSEPPPDPGECESRDAQIADAGNLDGKAEPTPPIADGSTPTVVADKPRGSFSSWAIYQKQNPNFEASVPWCRLLSQSAQNPNVLICTPNFTIGSSRGCNFPLKDQTISGNLCKIKHTQREGSAVAVLESTGSKGSVVVNGTLVKKSTSCVLNSGDEVVFGLIGNHSYIFQQINPEVAVKAAEIQGGVGKFFQIERRAGDPSAVAGASILASLSSLRRDLTRWKSPSQTTSKPHQGTDVPSHSVLPDGTESGLDGLEGNSAPNIATDKAADVGASDKDLPMDCDSDDAGTEAGNVKISGVFEERHGTRDAQAASTSGTSLRTAVFKEDVLAAILDRKEIEVSFDNFPYYLSENTKNVLIAACFIHLKHREHAKYTTDLTTINPRILLSGPAGSEIYQEMLAKALAKHFGAKLLIFDSHLPLGGLTSKEAELLKDGFNADKSCGCANQSPLTTDMARSMDPQASEPDTPNSSNAPTPYGFESQLKLEADNVPSTSGTAKNCVFKLGDRVKYSSSSGGIYQLQTISASNRIYRGPANGSRGKVVLLFDDNPLSKIGVRFDKPIPDGVDLGGCCEGGQGFFCHVNDLRLENSGIEELDKVLINTLFEVVVSESRNEPFILFMKDAEKSIVGNGDPFSFKSRLENLPDNVVVIGSHTHTDSRKEKSHPGGLLFTKFGSNQTALLDLAFPDSFGRLHDRGKEVPKPNKTLTKLFPNKVTIHMPQDEALLASWKQQLDRDVETLKIKGNLHNLRSVLSRCGVECEGLESLCTKDQTLSIENAEKIVGWAISRHLMQNAETDPDAKLVLSCESIQYGIGILQSIQNESKSLKKSLKDIVTENEFEKRLLADVIPPNDIGVTFDDIGALENVKDTLKELVMLPLQRPELFCKGQLTKPCKGILLFGPPGTGKTMLAKAVATEAGANFINISMSSITSKWFGEGEKYVKAVFSLASKIAPSVIFVDEVDSMLGRRENPGEHEAMRKMKNEFMVNWDGLRTKDSERVLVLAATNRPFDLDEAVIRRLPRRLMVNLPDAPNRAKILKVILAKEDLSSGLDLNAIASMTDGYSGSDLKNLCVTAAQRPIKEILEKEKKEQAAALAEGRAAPAKCGSKDIRSLNMEDFKHAHQQVCASVSSESVNMTELQQWNELYGEGGSRIKRTLSYFM; from the exons ATGGTTTCAACCAGACGCAACAGTGGATCTTTCTCTAACAACACCAACAAGAGGGCTTCTTCTTCTGAAGACAAAACTCCCTCTCCTTCCCCCAAGCGACAAAAG GTCGACAATGTTGCTGCCGCCTCGGAGAAACCGATGCCGCCGCCGGAAAATTCCAAGGATTTGGGCATGTCGGAGCCACCCCCTGATCCCGGAGAATGCGAATCTCGAGACGCTCAGATCGCCGACGCCGGCAATCTAGACGGCAAGGCCGAACCCACGCCGCCGATCGCCGATG GTTCTACACCGACTGTGGTTGCTGATAAACCTAGGGGTTCGTTCTCTTCTTGGGCTATATATCAGAAGCAAAACCCAAATTTCGAAGCTTCAGTTCCCTGGTGCAGACTCTTGTCTCAATCTGCGCAG AATCCGAATGTTTTAATTTGCACACCCAACTTTACTATTGGGTCTAGTCGGGGTTGCAATTTCCCGTTGAAGGATCAGACTATAAGTGGAAATTTGTGCAAGATCAAGCACACGCAG CGCGAGGGAAGTGCAGTGGCCGTGCTAGAAAGTACGGGTAGCAAAGGATCGGTGGTAGTGAATGGCACGCTCGTCAAGAAGAGTACCAGCTGTGTGCTTAACTCGGGGGACGAGGTGGTTTTTGGTTTGATTGGGAATCATTCTTAT ATTTTTCAGCAAATAAATCCTGAAGTTGCAGTCAAGGCTGCAGAAATTCAGGGTGGTGTTGGCAAGTTTTTCCAGATTGAAAGGAGGGCTGGAGACCCTTCAGCCGTGGCTGGAGCTTCTATTCTGGCTTCTCTTTCTAGCCTCAGACGGGATCTTACAAGATGGAAGTCTCCTTCACAGACTACCAGTAAACCTCATCAGGGTACTGATGTTCCTAGTCATTCTGTTCTCCCTGATGGTACAGAGTCTGGGCTCGATGGTCTGGAAGGCAACTCTGCTCCAAATATAGCGACAGATAAAGCTGCTGATGTTGGAGCAAGCGACAAGGATTTGCCTATGGATTGCGATTCAGATGATGCTGGCACAGAGGCAGGCAATGTAAAAATCTCTGGG GTATTCGAAGAAAGACATGGAACGAGGGATGCGCAAGCTGCATCGACTTCGGGTACTTCTTTACGCACTGCAGTTTTTAAAGAGGATGTTCTTGCTGCAATACTGGATAGGAAAGAAATAGAAGTGTCCTTTGACAACTTCCCTTACTACTTAAG TGAGAATACAAAAAATGTTCTAATTGCAGCTTGCTTTATACACCTGAAGCATAGAGAACATGCAAAGTACACCACCGATCTTACAACCATAAACCCTCGGATTCTACTTTCAGGACCTGCAG GGTCAGAAATATATCAGGAGATGTTAGCAAAAGCACTTGCGAAACACTTTGGAGCTAAATTGCTCATATTTGATAGCCATTTGCCTTTGGGT GGTTTAACATCCAAGGAAGCTGAGCTGCTAAAAGATGGATTTAATGCAGATAAGTCCTGTGGCTGTGCTAACCAAAGTCCTTTAACTACAGACATGGCTAGGAGCATGGATCCACAAGCTAGTGAACCAGATACACCTAACTCCTCAAATGCACCTACTCCATATGGCTTTGAGTCTCAACTTAAGTTGGAAGCTGATAATGTACCATCTACGTCTGGGACAGCTAAAAATTGTGTGTTTAAACTAG GTGACAGGGTAAAATACAGTTCATCTTCTGGGGGAATATATCAGCTTCAGACAATTTCTGCAAG CAATCGCATATACAGGGGTCCAGCTAATGGAAGTCGGGGGAAGGTTGTCTTACTTTTTGATGATAATCCCTTGTCAAAAATTGGTGTAAGATTTGATAAACCCATACCTGATGGAGTTGACCTTGGAGGTTGCTGTGAGGGTGGTCAAGGATTTTTCTGCCATG TGAATGATCTTCGGTTGGAAAACAGTGGCATTGAAGAACTTGACAAAGTTCTCATTAATACATTATTTGAG GTTGTGGTTAGTGAGAGCAGAAATGAACCCTTCATTTTGTTCATGAAAGATGCAGAGAAGTCTATAGTAGGAAATGGAGATCCGTTTTCATTTAAAAGTAGGCTTGAAAATCTTCCGGACAATGTGGTGGTAataggttcacacactcacacTGACAGTCGCAAGGAGAAG TCACATCCTGGGGGTTTACTTTTTACAAAGTTTGGCAGTAATCAGACTGCTCTTCTTGATTTGGCTTTCCCG GATAGTTTTGGAAGATTGCATGACAGGGGAAAGGAGGTCCCAAAGCCAAACAAAACCTTAACTAAGCTTTTCCCGAATAAAGTGACAATTCACATGCCACAG GATGAAGCACTTCTAGCATCTTGGAAGCAGCAACTTGATCGAGATGTTGAGACTCTTAAAATTAAAGGAAATTTGCACAATTTACGATCT GTTTTGAGCCGCTGTGGGGTGGAATGTGAAGGACTTGAATCCTTGTGCACTAAGGATCAAACTCTTAGTATTGAAA ATGCAGAAAAGATTGTTGGTTGGGCTATAAGCCGTCATCTCATGCAGAATGCTGAAACTGATCCTGATGCAAAGCTTGTGTTGTCTTGTGAGAg CATCCAGTATGGAATTGGGATCTTACAGTCTATCCAGAATGAGTCAAAAAGCCTGAAAAAGTCTCTTAAG GATATTGTAACAGAAAATGAGTTTGAAAAGAGGCTTTTGGCTGATGTTATTCCACCTAACGACATTGGTGTTACTTTTGATGATATTGGTGCTCTTGAAAATGTCAAGGACACATTGAAGGAATTGGTTATGCTTCCTTTACAGAGGCCCGAGTTATTTTGCAAAGGACAATTAACCAAG CCATGCAAGGGCATCCTTTTATTTGGCCCTCCTGGAACAGGCAAGACAATGCTTGCAAAGGCAGTTGCTACTGAAGCTGGTGCAAATTTCATCAACATTTCCATGTCAAGTATCACATCTAAG TGGTTTGGTGAGGGTGAAAAATATGTGAAAGCTGTTTTTTCCCTGGCAAGTAAAATTGCTCCTAGCGTGATATTTGTTGACGAA GTCGATAGCATGTTGGGCAGGAGGGAAAATCCTGGGGAGCATGAGGCCATGCGAAAGATGAAAAATGAATTCATGGTAAATTGGGATGGCTTACGCACAAAGGATTCAGAGAGGGTTCTGGTGCTTGCAGCCACTAATAGGCCTTTTGACCTAGATGAAGCTGTCATAAGGAGGCTGCCTCGGAG GTTAATGGTAAATTTGCCAGATGCTCCAAATAGAGCAAAAATATTGAAAGTTATACTGGCAAAAGAAGACTTGTCTTCTGGTCTTGATTTGAATGCAATTGCAAGTATGACTGATGGATATTCCGGAAGTGATCTTAAG AATTTGTGTGTAACTGCTGCACAGCGGCCCAttaaagagatattagagaaggAAAAAAAG GAACAGGCTGCTGCTCTAGCAGAAGGTAGAGCTGCTCCCGCAAAGTGTGGAAGCAAAGATATCCGATCTTTAAACATGGAAGATTTCAAACATGCACATCAACAG GTCTGTGCAAGCGTTTCGTCTGAATCTGTAAATATGACCGAGCTTCAACAATGGAATGAACTATACGGTGAAGGTGGTTCAAGAATAAAAAGAACACTAAGCTATTTCATGTGA
- the LOC137822733 gene encoding uncharacterized protein isoform X11 → MVSTRRNSGSFSNNTNKRASSSEDKTPSPSPKRQKVDNVAAASEKPMPPPENSKDLGMSEPPPDPGECESRDAQIADAGNLDGKAEPTPPIADGSTPTVVADKPRGSFSSWAIYQKQNPNFEASVPWCRLLSQSAQNPNVLICTPNFTIGSSRGCNFPLKDQTISGNLCKIKHTQREGSAVAVLESTGSKGSVVVNGTLVKKSTSCVLNSGDEVVFGLIGNHSYIFQQINPEVAVKAAEIQGGVGKFFQIERRAGDPSAVAGASILASLSSLRRDLTRWKSPSQTTSKPHQGTDVPSHSVLPDGTESGLDGLEGNSAPNIATDKAADVGASDKDLPMDCDSDDAGTEAGNVFEERHGTRDAQAASTSGTSLRTAVFKEDVLAAILDRKEIEVSFDNFPYYLSENTKNVLIAACFIHLKHREHAKYTTDLTTINPRILLSGPAGSEIYQEMLAKALAKHFGAKLLIFDSHLPLGGLTSKEAELLKDGFNADKSCGCANQSPLTTDMARSMDPQASEPDTPNSSNAPTPYGFESQLKLEADNVPSTSGTAKNCVFKLGDRVKYSSSSGGIYQLQTISARYSNRIYRGPANGSRGKVVLLFDDNPLSKIGVRFDKPIPDGVDLGGCCEGGQGFFCHVNDLRLENSGIEELDKVLINTLFEVVVSESRNEPFILFMKDAEKSIVGNGDPFSFKSRLENLPDNVVVIGSHTHTDSRKEKSHPGGLLFTKFGSNQTALLDLAFPDSFGRLHDRGKEVPKPNKTLTKLFPNKVTIHMPQFQVEKCQGLNLSPLYLTIVNVCFLIQDEALLASWKQQLDRDVETLKIKGNLHNLRSVLSRCGVECEGLESLCTKDQTLSIENAEKIVGWAISRHLMQNAETDPDAKLVLSCESIQYGIGILQSIQNESKSLKKSLKDIVTENEFEKRLLADVIPPNDIGVTFDDIGALENVKDTLKELVMLPLQRPELFCKGQLTKPCKGILLFGPPGTGKTMLAKAVATEAGANFINISMSSITSKWFGEGEKYVKAVFSLASKIAPSVIFVDEVDSMLGRRENPGEHEAMRKMKNEFMVNWDGLRTKDSERVLVLAATNRPFDLDEAVIRRLPRRLMVNLPDAPNRAKILKVILAKEDLSSGLDLNAIASMTDGYSGSDLKNLCVTAAQRPIKEILEKEKKEQAAALAEGRAAPAKCGSKDIRSLNMEDFKHAHQQVCASVSSESVNMTELQQWNELYGEGGSRIKRTLSYFM, encoded by the exons ATGGTTTCAACCAGACGCAACAGTGGATCTTTCTCTAACAACACCAACAAGAGGGCTTCTTCTTCTGAAGACAAAACTCCCTCTCCTTCCCCCAAGCGACAAAAG GTCGACAATGTTGCTGCCGCCTCGGAGAAACCGATGCCGCCGCCGGAAAATTCCAAGGATTTGGGCATGTCGGAGCCACCCCCTGATCCCGGAGAATGCGAATCTCGAGACGCTCAGATCGCCGACGCCGGCAATCTAGACGGCAAGGCCGAACCCACGCCGCCGATCGCCGATG GTTCTACACCGACTGTGGTTGCTGATAAACCTAGGGGTTCGTTCTCTTCTTGGGCTATATATCAGAAGCAAAACCCAAATTTCGAAGCTTCAGTTCCCTGGTGCAGACTCTTGTCTCAATCTGCGCAG AATCCGAATGTTTTAATTTGCACACCCAACTTTACTATTGGGTCTAGTCGGGGTTGCAATTTCCCGTTGAAGGATCAGACTATAAGTGGAAATTTGTGCAAGATCAAGCACACGCAG CGCGAGGGAAGTGCAGTGGCCGTGCTAGAAAGTACGGGTAGCAAAGGATCGGTGGTAGTGAATGGCACGCTCGTCAAGAAGAGTACCAGCTGTGTGCTTAACTCGGGGGACGAGGTGGTTTTTGGTTTGATTGGGAATCATTCTTAT ATTTTTCAGCAAATAAATCCTGAAGTTGCAGTCAAGGCTGCAGAAATTCAGGGTGGTGTTGGCAAGTTTTTCCAGATTGAAAGGAGGGCTGGAGACCCTTCAGCCGTGGCTGGAGCTTCTATTCTGGCTTCTCTTTCTAGCCTCAGACGGGATCTTACAAGATGGAAGTCTCCTTCACAGACTACCAGTAAACCTCATCAGGGTACTGATGTTCCTAGTCATTCTGTTCTCCCTGATGGTACAGAGTCTGGGCTCGATGGTCTGGAAGGCAACTCTGCTCCAAATATAGCGACAGATAAAGCTGCTGATGTTGGAGCAAGCGACAAGGATTTGCCTATGGATTGCGATTCAGATGATGCTGGCACAGAGGCAGGCAAT GTATTCGAAGAAAGACATGGAACGAGGGATGCGCAAGCTGCATCGACTTCGGGTACTTCTTTACGCACTGCAGTTTTTAAAGAGGATGTTCTTGCTGCAATACTGGATAGGAAAGAAATAGAAGTGTCCTTTGACAACTTCCCTTACTACTTAAG TGAGAATACAAAAAATGTTCTAATTGCAGCTTGCTTTATACACCTGAAGCATAGAGAACATGCAAAGTACACCACCGATCTTACAACCATAAACCCTCGGATTCTACTTTCAGGACCTGCAG GGTCAGAAATATATCAGGAGATGTTAGCAAAAGCACTTGCGAAACACTTTGGAGCTAAATTGCTCATATTTGATAGCCATTTGCCTTTGGGT GGTTTAACATCCAAGGAAGCTGAGCTGCTAAAAGATGGATTTAATGCAGATAAGTCCTGTGGCTGTGCTAACCAAAGTCCTTTAACTACAGACATGGCTAGGAGCATGGATCCACAAGCTAGTGAACCAGATACACCTAACTCCTCAAATGCACCTACTCCATATGGCTTTGAGTCTCAACTTAAGTTGGAAGCTGATAATGTACCATCTACGTCTGGGACAGCTAAAAATTGTGTGTTTAAACTAG GTGACAGGGTAAAATACAGTTCATCTTCTGGGGGAATATATCAGCTTCAGACAATTTCTGCAAGGTACAG CAATCGCATATACAGGGGTCCAGCTAATGGAAGTCGGGGGAAGGTTGTCTTACTTTTTGATGATAATCCCTTGTCAAAAATTGGTGTAAGATTTGATAAACCCATACCTGATGGAGTTGACCTTGGAGGTTGCTGTGAGGGTGGTCAAGGATTTTTCTGCCATG TGAATGATCTTCGGTTGGAAAACAGTGGCATTGAAGAACTTGACAAAGTTCTCATTAATACATTATTTGAG GTTGTGGTTAGTGAGAGCAGAAATGAACCCTTCATTTTGTTCATGAAAGATGCAGAGAAGTCTATAGTAGGAAATGGAGATCCGTTTTCATTTAAAAGTAGGCTTGAAAATCTTCCGGACAATGTGGTGGTAataggttcacacactcacacTGACAGTCGCAAGGAGAAG TCACATCCTGGGGGTTTACTTTTTACAAAGTTTGGCAGTAATCAGACTGCTCTTCTTGATTTGGCTTTCCCG GATAGTTTTGGAAGATTGCATGACAGGGGAAAGGAGGTCCCAAAGCCAAACAAAACCTTAACTAAGCTTTTCCCGAATAAAGTGACAATTCACATGCCACAG TTTCAGGTAGAAAAATGCCAAGGACTAAACTTGTCACCATTATATCTGACAATAGTCAATGTATGTTTCCTGATACAGGATGAAGCACTTCTAGCATCTTGGAAGCAGCAACTTGATCGAGATGTTGAGACTCTTAAAATTAAAGGAAATTTGCACAATTTACGATCT GTTTTGAGCCGCTGTGGGGTGGAATGTGAAGGACTTGAATCCTTGTGCACTAAGGATCAAACTCTTAGTATTGAAA ATGCAGAAAAGATTGTTGGTTGGGCTATAAGCCGTCATCTCATGCAGAATGCTGAAACTGATCCTGATGCAAAGCTTGTGTTGTCTTGTGAGAg CATCCAGTATGGAATTGGGATCTTACAGTCTATCCAGAATGAGTCAAAAAGCCTGAAAAAGTCTCTTAAG GATATTGTAACAGAAAATGAGTTTGAAAAGAGGCTTTTGGCTGATGTTATTCCACCTAACGACATTGGTGTTACTTTTGATGATATTGGTGCTCTTGAAAATGTCAAGGACACATTGAAGGAATTGGTTATGCTTCCTTTACAGAGGCCCGAGTTATTTTGCAAAGGACAATTAACCAAG CCATGCAAGGGCATCCTTTTATTTGGCCCTCCTGGAACAGGCAAGACAATGCTTGCAAAGGCAGTTGCTACTGAAGCTGGTGCAAATTTCATCAACATTTCCATGTCAAGTATCACATCTAAG TGGTTTGGTGAGGGTGAAAAATATGTGAAAGCTGTTTTTTCCCTGGCAAGTAAAATTGCTCCTAGCGTGATATTTGTTGACGAA GTCGATAGCATGTTGGGCAGGAGGGAAAATCCTGGGGAGCATGAGGCCATGCGAAAGATGAAAAATGAATTCATGGTAAATTGGGATGGCTTACGCACAAAGGATTCAGAGAGGGTTCTGGTGCTTGCAGCCACTAATAGGCCTTTTGACCTAGATGAAGCTGTCATAAGGAGGCTGCCTCGGAG GTTAATGGTAAATTTGCCAGATGCTCCAAATAGAGCAAAAATATTGAAAGTTATACTGGCAAAAGAAGACTTGTCTTCTGGTCTTGATTTGAATGCAATTGCAAGTATGACTGATGGATATTCCGGAAGTGATCTTAAG AATTTGTGTGTAACTGCTGCACAGCGGCCCAttaaagagatattagagaaggAAAAAAAG GAACAGGCTGCTGCTCTAGCAGAAGGTAGAGCTGCTCCCGCAAAGTGTGGAAGCAAAGATATCCGATCTTTAAACATGGAAGATTTCAAACATGCACATCAACAG GTCTGTGCAAGCGTTTCGTCTGAATCTGTAAATATGACCGAGCTTCAACAATGGAATGAACTATACGGTGAAGGTGGTTCAAGAATAAAAAGAACACTAAGCTATTTCATGTGA
- the LOC137822733 gene encoding uncharacterized protein isoform X18, whose amino-acid sequence MVSTRRNSGSFSNNTNKRASSSEDKTPSPSPKRQKVDNVAAASEKPMPPPENSKDLGMSEPPPDPGECESRDAQIADAGNLDGKAEPTPPIADGSTPTVVADKPRGSFSSWAIYQKQNPNFEASVPWCRLLSQSAQNPNVLICTPNFTIGSSRGCNFPLKDQTISGNLCKIKHTQREGSAVAVLESTGSKGSVVVNGTLVKKSTSCVLNSGDEVVFGLIGNHSYIFQQINPEVAVKAAEIQGGVGKFFQIERRAGDPSAVAGASILASLSSLRRDLTRWKSPSQTTSKPHQGTDVPSHSVLPDGTESGLDGLEGNSAPNIATDKAADVGASDKDLPMDCDSDDAGTEAGNVFEERHGTRDAQAASTSGTSLRTAVFKEDVLAAILDRKEIEVSFDNFPYYLSENTKNVLIAACFIHLKHREHAKYTTDLTTINPRILLSGPAGSEIYQEMLAKALAKHFGAKLLIFDSHLPLGGLTSKEAELLKDGFNADKSCGCANQSPLTTDMARSMDPQASEPDTPNSSNAPTPYGFESQLKLEADNVPSTSGTAKNCVFKLGDRVKYSSSSGGIYQLQTISARYSNRIYRGPANGSRGKVVLLFDDNPLSKIGVRFDKPIPDGVDLGGCCEGGQGFFCHVNDLRLENSGIEELDKVLINTLFEVVVSESRNEPFILFMKDAEKSIVGNGDPFSFKSRLENLPDNVVVIGSHTHTDSRKEKSHPGGLLFTKFGSNQTALLDLAFPDSFGRLHDRGKEVPKPNKTLTKLFPNKVTIHMPQDEALLASWKQQLDRDVETLKIKGNLHNLRSVLSRCGVECEGLESLCTKDQTLSIENAEKIVGWAISRHLMQNAETDPDAKLVLSCESIQYGIGILQSIQNESKSLKKSLKDIVTENEFEKRLLADVIPPNDIGVTFDDIGALENVKDTLKELVMLPLQRPELFCKGQLTKPCKGILLFGPPGTGKTMLAKAVATEAGANFINISMSSITSKWFGEGEKYVKAVFSLASKIAPSVIFVDEVDSMLGRRENPGEHEAMRKMKNEFMVNWDGLRTKDSERVLVLAATNRPFDLDEAVIRRLPRRLMVNLPDAPNRAKILKVILAKEDLSSGLDLNAIASMTDGYSGSDLKNLCVTAAQRPIKEILEKEKKEQAAALAEGRAAPAKCGSKDIRSLNMEDFKHAHQQVCASVSSESVNMTELQQWNELYGEGGSRIKRTLSYFM is encoded by the exons ATGGTTTCAACCAGACGCAACAGTGGATCTTTCTCTAACAACACCAACAAGAGGGCTTCTTCTTCTGAAGACAAAACTCCCTCTCCTTCCCCCAAGCGACAAAAG GTCGACAATGTTGCTGCCGCCTCGGAGAAACCGATGCCGCCGCCGGAAAATTCCAAGGATTTGGGCATGTCGGAGCCACCCCCTGATCCCGGAGAATGCGAATCTCGAGACGCTCAGATCGCCGACGCCGGCAATCTAGACGGCAAGGCCGAACCCACGCCGCCGATCGCCGATG GTTCTACACCGACTGTGGTTGCTGATAAACCTAGGGGTTCGTTCTCTTCTTGGGCTATATATCAGAAGCAAAACCCAAATTTCGAAGCTTCAGTTCCCTGGTGCAGACTCTTGTCTCAATCTGCGCAG AATCCGAATGTTTTAATTTGCACACCCAACTTTACTATTGGGTCTAGTCGGGGTTGCAATTTCCCGTTGAAGGATCAGACTATAAGTGGAAATTTGTGCAAGATCAAGCACACGCAG CGCGAGGGAAGTGCAGTGGCCGTGCTAGAAAGTACGGGTAGCAAAGGATCGGTGGTAGTGAATGGCACGCTCGTCAAGAAGAGTACCAGCTGTGTGCTTAACTCGGGGGACGAGGTGGTTTTTGGTTTGATTGGGAATCATTCTTAT ATTTTTCAGCAAATAAATCCTGAAGTTGCAGTCAAGGCTGCAGAAATTCAGGGTGGTGTTGGCAAGTTTTTCCAGATTGAAAGGAGGGCTGGAGACCCTTCAGCCGTGGCTGGAGCTTCTATTCTGGCTTCTCTTTCTAGCCTCAGACGGGATCTTACAAGATGGAAGTCTCCTTCACAGACTACCAGTAAACCTCATCAGGGTACTGATGTTCCTAGTCATTCTGTTCTCCCTGATGGTACAGAGTCTGGGCTCGATGGTCTGGAAGGCAACTCTGCTCCAAATATAGCGACAGATAAAGCTGCTGATGTTGGAGCAAGCGACAAGGATTTGCCTATGGATTGCGATTCAGATGATGCTGGCACAGAGGCAGGCAAT GTATTCGAAGAAAGACATGGAACGAGGGATGCGCAAGCTGCATCGACTTCGGGTACTTCTTTACGCACTGCAGTTTTTAAAGAGGATGTTCTTGCTGCAATACTGGATAGGAAAGAAATAGAAGTGTCCTTTGACAACTTCCCTTACTACTTAAG TGAGAATACAAAAAATGTTCTAATTGCAGCTTGCTTTATACACCTGAAGCATAGAGAACATGCAAAGTACACCACCGATCTTACAACCATAAACCCTCGGATTCTACTTTCAGGACCTGCAG GGTCAGAAATATATCAGGAGATGTTAGCAAAAGCACTTGCGAAACACTTTGGAGCTAAATTGCTCATATTTGATAGCCATTTGCCTTTGGGT GGTTTAACATCCAAGGAAGCTGAGCTGCTAAAAGATGGATTTAATGCAGATAAGTCCTGTGGCTGTGCTAACCAAAGTCCTTTAACTACAGACATGGCTAGGAGCATGGATCCACAAGCTAGTGAACCAGATACACCTAACTCCTCAAATGCACCTACTCCATATGGCTTTGAGTCTCAACTTAAGTTGGAAGCTGATAATGTACCATCTACGTCTGGGACAGCTAAAAATTGTGTGTTTAAACTAG GTGACAGGGTAAAATACAGTTCATCTTCTGGGGGAATATATCAGCTTCAGACAATTTCTGCAAGGTACAG CAATCGCATATACAGGGGTCCAGCTAATGGAAGTCGGGGGAAGGTTGTCTTACTTTTTGATGATAATCCCTTGTCAAAAATTGGTGTAAGATTTGATAAACCCATACCTGATGGAGTTGACCTTGGAGGTTGCTGTGAGGGTGGTCAAGGATTTTTCTGCCATG TGAATGATCTTCGGTTGGAAAACAGTGGCATTGAAGAACTTGACAAAGTTCTCATTAATACATTATTTGAG GTTGTGGTTAGTGAGAGCAGAAATGAACCCTTCATTTTGTTCATGAAAGATGCAGAGAAGTCTATAGTAGGAAATGGAGATCCGTTTTCATTTAAAAGTAGGCTTGAAAATCTTCCGGACAATGTGGTGGTAataggttcacacactcacacTGACAGTCGCAAGGAGAAG TCACATCCTGGGGGTTTACTTTTTACAAAGTTTGGCAGTAATCAGACTGCTCTTCTTGATTTGGCTTTCCCG GATAGTTTTGGAAGATTGCATGACAGGGGAAAGGAGGTCCCAAAGCCAAACAAAACCTTAACTAAGCTTTTCCCGAATAAAGTGACAATTCACATGCCACAG GATGAAGCACTTCTAGCATCTTGGAAGCAGCAACTTGATCGAGATGTTGAGACTCTTAAAATTAAAGGAAATTTGCACAATTTACGATCT GTTTTGAGCCGCTGTGGGGTGGAATGTGAAGGACTTGAATCCTTGTGCACTAAGGATCAAACTCTTAGTATTGAAA ATGCAGAAAAGATTGTTGGTTGGGCTATAAGCCGTCATCTCATGCAGAATGCTGAAACTGATCCTGATGCAAAGCTTGTGTTGTCTTGTGAGAg CATCCAGTATGGAATTGGGATCTTACAGTCTATCCAGAATGAGTCAAAAAGCCTGAAAAAGTCTCTTAAG GATATTGTAACAGAAAATGAGTTTGAAAAGAGGCTTTTGGCTGATGTTATTCCACCTAACGACATTGGTGTTACTTTTGATGATATTGGTGCTCTTGAAAATGTCAAGGACACATTGAAGGAATTGGTTATGCTTCCTTTACAGAGGCCCGAGTTATTTTGCAAAGGACAATTAACCAAG CCATGCAAGGGCATCCTTTTATTTGGCCCTCCTGGAACAGGCAAGACAATGCTTGCAAAGGCAGTTGCTACTGAAGCTGGTGCAAATTTCATCAACATTTCCATGTCAAGTATCACATCTAAG TGGTTTGGTGAGGGTGAAAAATATGTGAAAGCTGTTTTTTCCCTGGCAAGTAAAATTGCTCCTAGCGTGATATTTGTTGACGAA GTCGATAGCATGTTGGGCAGGAGGGAAAATCCTGGGGAGCATGAGGCCATGCGAAAGATGAAAAATGAATTCATGGTAAATTGGGATGGCTTACGCACAAAGGATTCAGAGAGGGTTCTGGTGCTTGCAGCCACTAATAGGCCTTTTGACCTAGATGAAGCTGTCATAAGGAGGCTGCCTCGGAG GTTAATGGTAAATTTGCCAGATGCTCCAAATAGAGCAAAAATATTGAAAGTTATACTGGCAAAAGAAGACTTGTCTTCTGGTCTTGATTTGAATGCAATTGCAAGTATGACTGATGGATATTCCGGAAGTGATCTTAAG AATTTGTGTGTAACTGCTGCACAGCGGCCCAttaaagagatattagagaaggAAAAAAAG GAACAGGCTGCTGCTCTAGCAGAAGGTAGAGCTGCTCCCGCAAAGTGTGGAAGCAAAGATATCCGATCTTTAAACATGGAAGATTTCAAACATGCACATCAACAG GTCTGTGCAAGCGTTTCGTCTGAATCTGTAAATATGACCGAGCTTCAACAATGGAATGAACTATACGGTGAAGGTGGTTCAAGAATAAAAAGAACACTAAGCTATTTCATGTGA